From the genome of Marasmius oreades isolate 03SP1 chromosome 1, whole genome shotgun sequence:
GTATCTACAGGTAAGGTGTTTGAGTCAGTGTAGCTCTCACACTTCTGATCACACATGTAGCGACGCTGGAACAGCTACTTGTGCTGGCTACCCCGGCTCTCTTGGAATGGAGAGTATTGACGCCGCGACTTTCAGTTCTTGGGGCATTGACTACTTGAAATATGGTAGGTTGCAGAAACCGAATAGTTAAGGCGCGCCTCAATCTTTACTCTCGTAGACAATTGTAATGTACCGGGAAACTGGAGTGATACAGTAAGTGGATATTTATCACTTACTCCGAGTTTGGCCTAATGACCGAGTTCAAGACGGCTTCGGATGGCGACTGGTAGTAAGTGCTAGTCCCGACTCCAATTTGTTTCCCGCCTGACTTTGTACTCTTTAGCAACTCTAATTCCGCTATCCGATACCGTCAAATGGGGTATGATCTGTTTCTCAGCCCATCATAGTACCTGATTACATCTATTTCTATTTAGTGGTGCTCTTGCTACTCAGTCTCGCCCTATTCAATATAGCTTGTGCCTCTGGGGGAATTACAAAGTCACAACGTGGGGTGCCCGAGTGGTACGTTGATTCTTTAAATTAAGCATGCCCCCGACTCACACTATTTAAAAGGGACATTCATGGCGAATGGGTGGTGACGCAGTGTATGTTCTTTGCATCAACGGCTGCACGGAAGGCATTCTCATGGCGATCTCTAGGCCACAATGGAGCTATGTAGTAAGCGCTATCACGAACAATGTGCAGTATCTGTCTTCTATCGACTTTTATGGCCACAACGATATGGACATGATGGAAATCGGTGAGCACTTTCTTCCACTGCCCGAGGGTTGACTCACGTTCACGGTCAATAGGGAATAAGGGCCTCACCTTGGCTGAGGAAAGAACGCATTTTGCTGCTTGGATCTTCCTGAAGAGTCCCATCTTACTGTGAGTCCCACTATCGATCCTAATCATGGGTACCAGAAACTCATGAATATGATACAGAGGCACAGACGTTGGTACTTTATCCTTTCAATACGTCACATTCACTTAAGTCAATCTAGCTCTCGGCATTGAGTGCTGCTCAAGTCGCTGTAATCACCAACCGTGAACTGCTGGCATTTCATCAAGACACCACTGTTGGCGGTCCTGCTGCGCCCTTTAAAGCAACGACGAACGCCCCAGTCACATCTCCTCCGGAATATTACTCTGGCAAATCGTCCAAGGGAACACACGTTTTCATCATCAATCTTTCGTCTTCTACCGTTACGAAGACATTTGCGCTGTCGCAAGTACCGAATCTCGGATCCGGCAACTTCAAGATTCACGACATGTGGGCCGGGGTAGATGTGAGCGGCACGTTCTCGTCCTCTTCGACCTTCTCCGTGCAGGTTCCAAGTCACGATAATGTGGCGTATCTCATCACATCCGCTTAACGTCATGTATTAGTGATATTTACGCTGCTATGACACGGTCTCAACAATGCTGTACTGTTGTATACTTCGAATACTGGCTTTGCTTCTGTTTCATTTACAGTTTCAATATTGGATTCGACTGCTGCGTGCTGCATGGCATCTTAAGGGAAGTCCGATAGCCAGCTGAAATATGACGGTTTTATTCGATTCCGAGCATGGCAGTGCTAACACCCGTCTTGATCAGTGGGCCGCTAAATGAGAGATCCCATACATACCTCTACATGAATATCTAGGATACCTCGCTCGAATAATTTTGGCAAAGCTTTCCGGATGACATTCTCAATACTATCTTTGTAACTGCGATTCGACCGCACTAACATGGTGTTGAAGTCGACGACAATAAAGAGCCGTTGCAAAGAATTGGAGGGTGGAAGGCTGAGTTGTTCATCGAGGGTGGTCCAATCCGGCAATAAATGGAGATGGGCAATGTTAGAAGTATCGGGGACACTCAAATCCAAGACGATGACTAGCTCTCGGAGACTTGTGCGGGATAGCAAGGATAGTACCTTATTAGCTAGTGGCAGGCCAACCACGGGTCGGAGCACCCCCGCACACTCTGATACGAGGACGAGCTTTTCTAGACTTTCAAGATATTTGAGCATAGGAGAGGACGTTAGAATGGCTGACAAAATAGTGAATGGTGGGTGGTGAACATCTAAAGGGTAACTCTTACGGATATGCAGATTATCACCAGGGCGTTCACGGTGAACACCCAGTGTGAGGCTTTTCAGAGATGGACCCATGACTTTCAATAACTCCTCCAGTAGTGCAACGGTGGTTGGATTGGCATTATCGCGATAGTCGGCATGGAAAAATGCTGCCGCAAGGACCAAGGAATGAAGAAGTGACAGATCGAAGGCACCCAATAGCCACGATAACACGTCTATACGCAGCTCAGCACTTGAGAGTACCAAATGGCGCAGGCGGTTAGACGGGTTTACGCCGTTCGAGAGAACAACGCCTGAATCGGTACAGATTGCTCCATAAGAGGCGGTCCAAGGTTGTGCTCCTACACGTTGCAGGGACAGGCTCGACAATTTCCCAGATAATTTGGAGAGACAGTCGAATAAGTTGAGCGGATTTGGGAAGGTGACGTCCCGGATTTGGAATGTGTGCAACCCCGCCAATTGACCCAAAAAGACGTTATGTCCATCTTGCCATTCGTGGTGCAAGGACTTTATTGAGACACCGCGAATGTGGGTCAGGGTTCGAGCCAGTTCCGCTCCAAGGTCGGTGTCCCATGCACGGTGACGGGTCGATGAATTGCTGGACAAAGTCACATGCATGATGAACTTGGCGAGATGTGGGGAAATTCTGAGTCTTTCAATCCATTTTTTGCCGCTGTCCTGCGAGTTCGCGATGGTAATCTGTTGAAAGAGCACTCGTTGGGCTTGGTAACACCAAGTTCGAGATACCAATGAACAGGACTGGAGGGTGTAAAAGTCGACTTTGGGGATGAAGTTGAAAGTATATGAAACGAGTTCCGGGGGAAGGGAGAGCATATAAGCTTGAGACATCGTggtgaaaggaagaaagaggatggTGAGAGCTCATTGAGCAGGAAAGCGTGAATGTATGATTAGACTAAATGAATATTTCTTCCTTGCCGCGATTCTGATGATCCGTGTTTGCGCTAAATCAGACTGTTGAAACCACTTGCAATGACCCATAGATGATGGCAGTGTTCTGGCCTATGAGCTGACTCGGACAGAGTGGAAATGAGCAAACTGCATTCAGAATGAACGGTCAGGTTcgagaggaaggaagaagcgAATGCTCACCTTTTGATATATTCCAAATCCCATGCATGTTTTGTCGCGCAGCACTGAATTGCTTCGGTGAAGGCTATAACTTTGAAAAGGGCAGAACGGCGATAATTAGCGACGGGCCGGTTACAGAACTACTTAccgatccgttgacccccaATTTGGGTCGTGTTTATTAGTGCATCTGGATCGAGTACTTAGGGAAATTTGGTCTGTTTTATGTTATCAGGCAAGCCGCTAAGGAATTTCATCGAGGCCTTCGGTGGTTGCTCAAGGACCGATGAACGTCCATTATCGATCATACTCAATGTTTTATCAGACCCTGTTTTTTTAGCTGTCAACGACGTCAGAATTACAGTCCCACGATATGTAACACACGCTGCGAAGGTCATAACCAATGCAGGTTTCCTTCGACTCCCATGCTCTCAAGCGTGAGTTCGAATTTGACATTATGTTCATCTAACTCATCTCAGGCAGCTTTTATCAGGGCATTGACGTGTTTATCGAGATATGGAGAGGAGCTTACCATATATGCAACGCCCGAGACTCTATCTATGTCATGTACCAACTCGTCCAAATCGGCTTACTGTCGTTTTCGGTATTCCAGACAATTCTTTTCGAAGTATAGACTAGGAATTTCTAGAGCTGGCACGATCAACCCAGAGGGAGATACTGTTACCGGACAGCTCATGACCAAAGTTCGTGTTTCGCAGGTTCGGTTCCATTATCCTGATTCCACCTTTTCTAGGGGTTTCTTTCAATTTTAAAACACCATTTTGGGGATAGCTCAGTTGAAAGATGCGATATATCTATcgtagaaggagaaggaaacgCGAAcaaagacgaagatgaggaagacagTCTGGAAAGTAGGCTAGTTGTGCGATTGCATTGCAAACACGGTGCGAGACTTACTCCCTTGTCCGATTGTTTAACTGATCCCTGATCACTGGAATCTCGACCAGGTGTGGTCAAAACACATCGACTCGTCCTAATGACACCACAGTCTCTCATGGCACCGGGCGTGCCAGATACATCGGAAGAAACTTTCTTGAGGATTGGGCCCCGTGCGATCAGGGAGATCATTGAGCACTTTCCGCTAGCAAGAGGCATCAAGGCTGATCCGCAATTGATATGGAGCTTTGAGGACACAGAAGTGCATGTAAAAAGTCTGGAGTCTTCCATTGACAGTAAAGGTCAGATTACTTGTGCGCTCGTGGGGTGAGTATTGTGCAGCTAACTCGCCATATTTTAGGGAAGGCTCAACTATCAACCGAACTTGTAATAAGCGCGGATGAGTTTGACGTATACAACCTCGAGGCTGCTCCAATAACGCTGGCATTTCACTTGCGAGAATTCAATGTAATCTGCCGACGGAATTCTATGCTCTGGGTCTTTGATCTCACTTTCTTCTCTCGTCAAGGCTACAATTGCTTTTGCCGAAGCTTCGTCACTAtgtttcgatctacggttcACCGTTCCTGCTGCACCTCTCTTCATCGACGTTGAAGGAGACGACTTTGAGATTCTTTTCGTAATCTCCACGAGTCAGGTACAAGTTTCTCCAAGTCAACAAACTCGGCCAATGCCTCAGATGGTCAAAAAACGGGCCCGGGAGGAGACTCCTAGTGATGCGTCCGGACGATTCAAAAAACCGATGAAAGCTGTTCATCCAACCGACCGCGTTTCAATGGCTCGAGATGATATCTCCTCTAGGTCGTCTATTCCACCATCGTCAATGCCTCCTGTTGCAATACCTATCCGTGATCGGCGCCCGACATCTCGGGCATCCTCGGCACGCGACAGTCAACAAGGCATCGCTGCAAATCCAGCACCTCAGATTAATGAGCCGTTGTTCCTCCCAAGCACTTCACAACTGTCGATTATGGATGAAAAAGCCCTTCAGGAATCGGGTTTGGGAATAGAGAATATGACAGTAGAGGAATTCAACGCCATGATAGCAGATGACGGAGATGAAGATATTCTCCCTCAACACATCTCACCGTCGCCAGCACAGCTGGAAAGTTTCGAACTCATCGAGGACGATCCTGGTTTGGCACCGACTCAGGATGGATCATCGGTTGACGACAACCAGTCGAAGGTATGAAGTACCTTGATGATCATTTTTGAGTTTATTGATCCCCTTTTTCAGACATTTCATCCCTTGTTCGAAGACTGATTTGATACCGATAAGCCATTGTATAACTGTGTTTCTTTCTGTATTGGTGCAATGTTGTCGTACTTCCGTTGTATCAGATGTGACAGAGGTGCCAAAATTCTGACACCTTTATTACCTCGACCGTGGTGTGTTCCTGTAGCCATTTAGCGGTCAAGGTATCCTCCAAGTCATCCTCCTCTGTCGTTCCCAGCCTCAGCTTAATAATCCCATGGCCGATCTCCATCCTCTTCTCTAGTGCATCTCGTAGAAGTGAGTGCTTTCCGAAACCTAGGTGTAGGTCAATGTTTAGTATTTTCAGCTCTGGCCACAACACCCTATCTAGATGTGGAGAGAAGTAGGTTGCGTCGGATATGTTGCGAAGAATACTCGGAAGATAACTGTCTCCTATAAACGTCAATTCCGAGACCGATGGGAAGGATATGAAGAATTCGTGGTATTTGAGGACCGTAAAATCGGAATCACAAAACACAAGGGAGTGCAAGAGAGGAAACTTGGTAGAATGTGGCGacaaaaggaaaagatcgAGATCGTGCTCCCGGGCACCTATCAAGCCAATCTTGCCGAGGTGTGGTGCATCAATCGTTATCAAGATGTCGCTAAAGCTGGAAGCCCGGAAGCTAGAAATCGCCAGTGTTCGCAGCGTAGGCAAGTTGATCGAGTTATCCTGTAACCACGGTTGGCCTCCAATGATATCGCCGCAGATAGAAAGGTTCAGTAAGGAAGGGCAGGAGACTAAGATGGCTCGGAATTCGTTGTATCGGACACGCATGCATTTCGTATGGTCAATGTACAGGGACCTGACTGTACGCAAGGGAGGTCGGAAGAAGTAGATGGCAAGTCCTCGAAGACGCAAAAAGGTTAGACGGGGGCATCCGCCATTGAATATCTGTGGTGCGGAATTATCGTTTTGGGCTGGGCGAAAACGATCTGAAAATTCGACCCCGATGGATAAATATTCTAAAGCAGGTGCGCGAACTGGGATCAGACGTGATATTATGGGACTTTCAACATCCTCTCGATGAGAATCAAACCAACATCGACGCCACCGGTTTGCATGCTGCAAGGCAAGGTCCAGCATTTCCTGAAGTCTTTGGTTATCTTCATTCTGATACGGTGGACCCTCGCAGATGATACTGATATCTAGCATGCATCCTCCCGAGCGCTGTAGATAAGCTTCCACGGCTGAAGGGGAGGTGCCAGATTGGATGGAGAGTGTGGTCCATAGAGAACGAGTACCAAGTGCAACTCGTCGCCAAACACCACTGACATGAGAGACCAAGACTTCGAATGGAAGGTCAGATTGCTCGTTGCTTGGTACAGAGTATTCCCACAAGTCGGGGTGCAGCTCTGTCCGCGGGTCATTCGACAGACCGGTTTGGAAGATCGAGGATAGGACTTCCCATGGAATCGTTGTAAAGGGGGGACGTTTGGTAGACCTGATACCGATTGAAGGCATACCTGACTCCGTCAAAGAGTATTCAAGGGGTTACTTCAGAGTGGTTGGTACCGTGTACCGTGTTTGAGAGTAGACCCTCCGTCAGAGAGAaccgggggggggggggtgggGGCTACTCGGCGTTGTGGTACAAGTGAAAAACGAAGTGCGAGAAACTTATTCGGTGCTTATTCTCGACTGCAATCCTTGAACCTAATTCGCGTGAGATATCGTGACTTGAGCATTTCCCGGTAGTTGGCGCAGCATTAGGCTTCGATCCACGGGATTCGGGACGAGAAATAGCGCCGACGCAGCACGCAACAGTCCGAACTCACATTGACGTCGAGCTGGGATAGAATACCTATACATATATAAAAGCAATCCAATTAAGTGGGGTGGTCTATAACCAAAGGCGGGGTAAGATAGTATGTCCATGAAGGATACGTCTACTGCAATCCGGGGATAGAGGGTGATGTCTGTGCCTGAGCGGGCATGGGGGCTGGTACTGATAGAAAAAAATAATCAGTTGACTGGAGCGTAGGACGCTGTGATTGTGCACGCACAGGGAGCCATTTGTGGTCGCTGTCCTTCGCTGAACACTCTGCTCATCAAAACACCGACACCCTCGAACACTCCCAGTAATATCCCGCAAGCCACCGCTGATCCAAACGCAGATTTCGGGCCACCTCAAGAAACAGAAGCGGGTAAGTACATGAACTGAAAACTATCCCTCCATACGTACCGCGTGCCGCAAGACACCCTCCAGTCATAAAACCAGATATTATGGCATTCCATGCATCTTCTTTTTGTCTAACTCCTTTCACAGCACAGTCAAATGTCGAAAACATCCCACCCCATACGCCAAAGTTTCCGCCTGTCACTGGTGCTCGAGCTTTCATTGATGCTATTGCACCAACGAACCGTTCACCCTAACAGACAAAGGGTCAATATATAGACGCATTCATGTGAGACAATGTCAAACGTACCCGAGGTGAGTTTCGAGCACCTTTTATGCTGTACCAGATACCACCACCAACGGCCCCCATTGAGAACGCACCACCGAAATCGTTGAGAATGACCCATGGACTGAAAAAGGGAACTGGGGTTAACTACAAGCTGGAAAACGAAACTCAACTTACCAGGGATCTCTGGTGTGATCTGCGTGTGCCATTTTTTATTGAGGATGAGCAAGGGAAAGCGTATAACAGTCAAGCCAATAGAATATGGAGGGATCGGGTGGAGAGGGAGAAGTTTTCACTCTCAGGCTTCACGTGCGACTCTCAATCTCGTGATCGACGCGTTTATTTAGTATTGGTTCGTTATGGAGGTTTGACTATTGAAATATCGAAAGTTTAAACCTTGACCATCATGacctcctcatcctccacaCCCCGTACCATAACCCAGTCTTTGCTACGGCGAACGCAACAAGTCTATGTTGAGATACCTCCCTCTCCTTTTCATACTTCTCGCCCTTCAGCGACCTCGCCAAACCCTCCCTTATCACCGACCAGGAGCAATATGCCACAAGCGCCAGACGCGACAACAAGGAAACGAAAGTTATCGAACGCTCAGTTACCGAATACAAAGAAGCAAAAACTGGAACTGAAGTCTCGTCCCCAAAAAGAAAACGCGTTAGGTCCTGCGAATGAATGCACAACAACCAGTCAAGGAACGGCC
Proteins encoded in this window:
- the TIM17 gene encoding translocase of the inner membrane (BUSCO:EOG09265E6R), which encodes MAHADHTRDPCPWVILNDFGGAFSMGAVGGGIWYSIKGARNSPRGERFVGAIASMKARAPVTGGNFGVWGGMFSTFDCAVKGVRQKEDAWNAIISGFMTGGCLAARGGPKSAFGSAVACGILLGVFEGVGVLMSRVFSEGQRPQMAPLPAPMPAQAQTSPSIPGLQ